A single region of the Geobacillus subterraneus genome encodes:
- a CDS encoding alpha/beta hydrolase: METMAGQRRFFQLDEQWCIVHVPERPNGFALFLMGDGDHFVNEQTSFWLEHPRRRQWLDEWLEQGYTVFSSHLYGRHWGSPKAVRLARQLIYSVLKSEIVNRRIYIVAEGMGALVALQLLGVMPRQIRAVAMLNPCLDVRAQLEHERGHPFVYRRMVKEIALAYGLKEEEVPEGVPSLFLSPHDVPVMIWQLAGVSEYPSALHSRKYEQWMKTTNHRVRIVYQLPEKRRQLAWQIGQFFRQYNELP, from the coding sequence ATGGAAACGATGGCAGGACAACGACGGTTTTTCCAACTCGATGAACAATGGTGCATCGTTCACGTGCCGGAGCGCCCAAACGGGTTTGCCCTTTTTTTAATGGGCGATGGCGACCATTTCGTGAATGAACAGACGAGTTTTTGGCTCGAGCATCCGAGACGGCGCCAGTGGCTGGACGAGTGGCTTGAACAAGGGTACACGGTGTTTTCATCTCATTTGTACGGCCGGCATTGGGGAAGCCCGAAGGCGGTCCGGCTGGCGCGCCAACTCATCTACTCGGTATTGAAAAGCGAGATCGTCAACCGACGCATCTATATCGTCGCCGAAGGAATGGGCGCGCTCGTCGCCCTGCAGTTGCTTGGCGTCATGCCGAGGCAAATCCGCGCCGTCGCCATGCTCAACCCTTGCCTTGATGTGCGCGCCCAGCTTGAACACGAGCGGGGCCACCCATTCGTGTATCGGCGGATGGTAAAAGAAATCGCCCTCGCTTACGGATTGAAGGAAGAGGAAGTGCCGGAGGGTGTCCCGTCTCTTTTCCTTAGCCCGCACGATGTCCCGGTGATGATTTGGCAGCTCGCCGGCGTGAGCGAATACCCGTCCGCATTGCATAGCCGGAAGTACGAACAATGGATGAAAACAACCAACCACCGGGTGCGCATCGTCTACCAGCTGCCGGAAAAGCGGCGCCAGCTTGCTTGGCAGATCGGGCAATTTTTTCGCCAATATAACGAACTCCCGTAA